TGTACATCCCGCTCGGCGGCAGCCACAAGGGTCCCCGTCGCACCTACATCAACCTCATGCTCACGATGATCCTCGGTGGGCTGTGGCACGGCGCGGCGTGGACGTTCGTGATCTGGGGCACCATGCACGGGTCGGGGCTGGCGGTGGAGCGCTGGGCCCGGCAGCGCGCTGCGAGCCTGCGCGCCCCCCGGGACATCGACCTGCGCGATGAACCGGAACCGGCAGGTGGTGGCGACGTCACCCGCACGATGGTGATGGTCAAGCCGGCCCGCCTCGACGCGGTCGTCTCCCGCACGTACCCGAAGCCCGTGCTGTGGCTGGTGACGTTCGCGTTCGTGTGCTTCGCGTGGGTGTTCTTCCGGTCCCCGGATGTCGGCACCGCGCTCACGGTCCTGTCCCGGTTGGTGGTCGGATGGACCACTGCCGCGACGCTGGTCACGCCGGCCGTTCTGGTCGCTCTGGTCGTGGCGTTCAGCACGCAGGTGACGCCCGCACGGCTGTGGGACCGCGTGGCGGTGCAGTTCAGCCGGCTGCCCTACTGGGCGCAGGGTGTGCTGTTCGGTGTGTTCCTGATCGTCATCGACACACTGGTCGGCCAGCAGGGTGTGGCCCCGTTCATCTACTTCCGATTCTGAAGGCCCGGCCATGACACACACCCTCCACGAGCCCCCCAAGGCCGACACCCCTGCGCCGCAGAAGCGCAACCGCGCGGACAGCTATCACCCAGCCATGCACGGCTTCGAGGGCAAGCGGATGCCTGCCGGGCACATCTGGCTGGTCGTGGTCATCGCCCTGGGTGTGGCCGTCATCTTCAACTCCGGCGGCTTCCTGCGTGACGCCAACGGCATGCGACCCGGTGTCCTGAGGACGGTGGTCGTCGCGCTGGCCACTCCGATCGACGCCGCCGCGCAGTGGCTGCGCCTGGATCGTCCGCAGCAGGCGCTGGCGGGCGTGCTCGGCCAGGACACCGATGATGCCGACGGTGCGGCGCTGGTTTCCGACGAACCGGTCGCCGAGCCCGCCCCGGTGGCCACGGCCCCACCGATCACCAGCCCCACGGCTGCCGATCCGTTGCAGGTACTGGTCCTCGGTGACTCCCTGTCGACTTTCGTCGGCCAGCAGATGGCGGCGCAACTGGCCGACTCCCGGCTGGTGGACTTCACTTCCGTGTGGCGCAACGGCACTGGACTGACCAACCCGGCGTTCTTCAACTGGGAATCCGGAGCCCGGTCGATCATCCGTGACAAGCGCCCAGAAGCCGTCGTGATGCTCGTGGGAGGCAATGAACGCAACGACATGACCGTGCGCGGGCAGACGCTGGTCCCCGGCACCGAAGCCTGGGAGAACGAGTACGAGCGCAGGGCGCGGGTGGTGATGCGGGCCATGATGCAGGAGGGCGTGCAGCGAGTCTTCTGGTCGGGGCCCCCGACTGCGCGCGACCCGCAGTGGAACGACGTCTACGCCGACGTCAACGCCGCACTGGCCCGCGCCGCCGCGTCCGTACCCGGGGTCACGTACGTCGACCTCTACGACGAGGATGCCGGGTTCGCCATGGAGGAGGTGGTCGACGGCGAGCAGGTGGTGGTACGGCAGCGCGACGGCATCCACTGGACGTACCCGGGATCGCTCACACCTGCCCGCGCCGAGATCGCGGCCATAGAGAGCGCATATGGTGATCTCCGGAACCAACGCCCGCCCACCACGGAGGTCCCCAGTGACACGCAGCCAACGACCGGGGCCGAACCTTCACGACCCTGAGAAGTTCGCCCGGGAATTCACCGAAGAACTTCGCTTCGGCCAGGGCGTCGACTTCGTCCGCGCCTCCGAGAGCGACCTGTACATGGCGCTGGCGCGCACTGTCCGCCAGGCGATGATCTCGCGCTGGATCGACACCCTCGAGACCCAGATCGGCCGGGGTTCCAAGGCGGTGGTCTACCTGTCGGCGGAGTACCTGCTGGGCAGGCAGTTGGACAATGCTTTGCTGGCGACAAACCTGCAAGCCACCGCCCGCCACGCGCTGGCCTCCCTGGATCTCGACCTCGACGAGTTGCGCGAGTTCGAGATCGAGCCGGGTCTGGGCAATGGCGGTCTGGGTCGCTTGGCGGCATGCTTCCTCGACTCGCTGGCCACGATGTCCATCCCGGCGGTCGGGTACGGCATCCGCTACGAGTACGGGATCTTCCAGCAGAAGTTCAATGAGGACGGCCGGCAGGTCGAGGTGCCGGACTCGTGGCTGCGGCATGGCAACCCGTGGGAGTTCCCGCACCCGGAGATGTCCGTCAAAGTTGGCTTCGGCGGCACGATCACGCACAGCAACAACGGAAGCCGCCGGGCGACGTGGACTCCGGAGACCACCATCGTCGCCGTGCCCTACAACTACATGGTTCCCGGCTATCGCTCGGACGCGGTGAACACCCTGCGGCTGTGGCGGGCCCAGGCGGCCGAGAACCTGGACCTGAAAGAGTTCAATTCGGGGACTTCCAGGCGGCGGTGCGCGCC
This genomic window from Micrococcales bacterium contains:
- a CDS encoding DUF459 domain-containing protein, translating into MTHTLHEPPKADTPAPQKRNRADSYHPAMHGFEGKRMPAGHIWLVVVIALGVAVIFNSGGFLRDANGMRPGVLRTVVVALATPIDAAAQWLRLDRPQQALAGVLGQDTDDADGAALVSDEPVAEPAPVATAPPITSPTAADPLQVLVLGDSLSTFVGQQMAAQLADSRLVDFTSVWRNGTGLTNPAFFNWESGARSIIRDKRPEAVVMLVGGNERNDMTVRGQTLVPGTEAWENEYERRARVVMRAMMQEGVQRVFWSGPPTARDPQWNDVYADVNAALARAAASVPGVTYVDLYDEDAGFAMEEVVDGEQVVVRQRDGIHWTYPGSLTPARAEIAAIESAYGDLRNQRPPTTEVPSDTQPTTGAEPSRP